One window of Vespula pensylvanica isolate Volc-1 chromosome 17, ASM1446617v1, whole genome shotgun sequence genomic DNA carries:
- the LOC122635252 gene encoding dnaJ homolog subfamily C member 21 translates to MKCHYDVLGVPTNVTNDELKKAYRKLALRWHPDKNLDRPEEAKERFLIIQQAWEVLSDPLERAWYDRYREAILRNMEEYKKDDTIDLFQYFSTSCFQGYNDDEKGFYTVYRTAFEKLIEEDTAFATEGNSNEEVPNFGNSESSYEDVVHPFYAYWQSYNTKKSFAWLDTNDIRQAPNRKVLRLIEKENKKIRDKAKRERNEQVRNLVAFIRKRDKRVQAHAALLAKRVKENLKKTEEHKKMQLLERQKYLKEHTVSDWSKFSNVEAELKNIEANLAAEFGEELSSDKDSENENNIDDNTLYCVACNKIFKTHKAFGNHENSKKHKENVAIMRQSMIQDDQNIEENTDESDTSSESMSTITTSYNTPGDEVKLATDSQLPDFLLNSNISNTTSYDNEHEISEGELISDEEEKSQTPPNAWAKKSNTEDITLATGPQLFDEPIMIKKENEEENLTSEDELMSDQDEEDIVVQTKQKKKKKKRRNIQNLEHDSDEEDNSINEYIWLSKKQRKKQLQRKVALSKIAMNNKELPKIICAEAEEQNCSGETNESDLKDLENKKTQMTFESTDNVIKQEQISCEKNKNNKVKEAKKICSKVENDNKYKNKKDRIADVQDLAHFCVSCRAEFPSKNKLFEHLKKTGHSVYIPDALKNKKNQEHVSKSKRNLDKRNH, encoded by the coding sequence atgaagTGTCATTATGATGTGTTGGGTGTTCCAACAAATGTCACCAATGATGAACTAAAAAAAGCTTATAGAAAATTAGCACTTAGATGGCATCCAGATAAAAATCTTGATAGACCAGAAGAAGCTAAAGAAAGATTTCTAATAATTCAACAAGCATGGGAGGTATTAAGCGATCCTCTTGAACGTGCATGGtatgatagatatagagaagCTATTTTGAGGAATATggaagaatacaaaaaagatgatacaattgatttatttcaatatttttcaactaGCTGTTTCCAAGGttataatgatgatgaaaaaGGTTTTTATACTGTTTATAGAACAGCTTTTGAGAAATTAATAGAAGAGGATACTGCATTTGCTACAGAAGGTAATTCTAATGAAGAAGTACCTAATTTTGGAAATTCTGAAAGTTCTTATGAAGACGTTGTTCATCCATTTTATGCTTATTGGCAAAGTTACAATACAAAAAAGTCATTTGCTTGGTTAGATACCAATGATATTCGACAAGCACCTAACAGGAAAGTACTTAGacttattgaaaaagaaaataaaaaaattcgcgATAAAgcaaaacgagaaagaaacgagcaaGTTAGGAATTTGGTTGCATTTATTAGAAAACGTGATAAAAGAGTACAAGCACATGCTGCATTGCTTGCCAAACGtgtcaaagaaaatttaaaaaagacagaagagcacaaaaaaatgcaattactagaaagacaaaaatatttaaaagaacatACTGTATCGGACTGGTCCAAATTTTCAAACGTTGAAGCAGaacttaaaaatattgaagcaAATCTGGCTGCTGAATTTGGAGAGGAGTTATCTTCTGACAAAGACtcagaaaatgaaaataacattGATGATAACACTCTTTACTGTGTAGCctgcaataaaatttttaaaacgcATAAAGCTTTTGGAAATCATGAGAATTCgaaaaaacataaagaaaatgttgcTATCATGAGACAATCTATGATACAGGATGAtcaaaatattgaagaaaatacAGACGAAAGTGATACGAGCTCGGAGTCTATGTCCACTATAACAACTTCTTATAATACTCCAGGAGATGAAGTAAAGTTGGCAACTGATTCACAATTAcctgattttttattaaattctaatataaGTAACACTACCAGCTATGATAATGAACATGAGATTTCTGAAGGTGAATTAATAtctgatgaagaagaaaaatctcaaACTCCTCCAAATGCTTGGGCAAAAAAATCTAATACAGAAGATATTACCCTGGCTACTGGTCCACAATTGTTTGATGAACcaataatgataaagaaagaaaatgaagaggaaAACCTAACTTCTGAGGATGAGTTAATGTCGGATCAAGATGAAGAGGACATCGTAGTACAGActaaacagaagaaaaagaaaaagaagagaaggaatatACAAAATCTAGAACATGATAGTGATGAAGAGGACAACAGCATAAATGAATACATATGGCTGTCAAAAAAACAACGTAAAAAGCAACTGCAGAGGAAAGTTGCCTTAAGTAAAATTGCTATGAACAATAAAGAATTACCTAAGATAATATGTGCAGAAGCAGAAGAACAAAATTGCAGTGGTGAAACTAATGAGTCTGATTTAAAAGATCTTGAGAATAAAAAGACACAAATGACTTTTGAAAGTACTGATAATGTGATAAAACAAGAACAAATTTCCtgcgaaaaaaataagaataataaagtaaaggaagcaaagaaaatatgcagtaaagtagaaaatgacaacaaatataaaaataaaaaggatagaatAGCTGATGTTCAGGATTTAGCACATTTTTGTGTTTCCTGCAGAGCTGAATTTCCTAGTAAAAACAAGTTATTTGAACATTTAAAGAAAACAGGACATTCGGTATATATACCAGATGCactaaaaaataagaaaaatcaagaacATGTTtctaaatcaaaaagaaacttggacaaaagaaatcattaa